In a genomic window of Zootoca vivipara chromosome 5, rZooViv1.1, whole genome shotgun sequence:
- the ADO gene encoding 2-aminoethanethiol dioxygenase yields MPRDNMASLIQRVARQARLTFRPPGGNNNSGGGDGSGPRFAENLHRLQQLLNEVRAEDLRLSPRGPSAVPGLAQPPVSYMHICETESFSMGVFVLRAGACIPLHDHPGMDGLLKVLYGTLRIACFDAPDGGAGGAGSATSAGSSSSGQPPPLPPSRPGSRRRALLRSHQLYTPASAPCLLSPHTDNLHQIDAVGGPAAFLDILAPPYDPEHGRDCHYFRLLDGQSLPPPAADPSGLPKEVWLLETPQAADFWCGGEPYPGPQVSP; encoded by the coding sequence ATGCCCCGCGACAACATGGCCTCCCTGATCCAGCGGGTGGCCCGGCAGGCCCGCCTCACGTTCCGCCCGCCGGGCGGTAACAACaacagcggcggcggcgacgGGAGCGGGCCTCGCTTCGCGGAGAACCTGCACCgcctgcagcagctgctgaaCGAGGTCCGGGCCGAGGACCTGCGCCTGTCCCCGCGGGGCCCGTCGGCGGTGCCGGGCCTGGCTCAGCCTCCCGTGAGCTACATGCACATCTGCGAGACGGAGAGCTTCAGCATGGGCGTGTTCGTGCTGCGCGCCGGCGCCTGCATCCCTCTGCACGACCACCCGGGCATGGACGGGCTGCTCAAGGTGCTCTACGGCACGCTGCGCATCGCCTGCTTCGACGCCCCCGACGGGGGAGCCGGAGGAGCTGGAAGCGCCACCTCCGCGGGGTCGTCGTCGTCGGGGcagccccctcctcttcctccttcccggCCGGGCTCCCGCCGGCGCGCCCTGCTCCGCTCGCACCAGCTCTACACGCCCGCCTCGGCGCCGTGCCTGCTGTCGCCGCACACCGACAACCTGCACCAGATCGACGCCGTGGGCGGGCCCGCCGCCTTCCTCGACATCCTCGCGCCGCCCTACGACCCGGAGCACGGGCGGGACTGCCACTACTTCCGCCTGCTGGACGGGCAGAGCCTGCCTCCGCCCGCCGCCGACCCTTCGGGTCTGCCCAAGGAGGTGTGGCTGCTCGAGACGCCCCAGGCGGCGGATTTCTGGTGCGGCGGAGAGCCCTACCCGGGGCCCCAGGTGTCCCCTTGA